TTCGGTGGATTATGCTATATTGATTCTTGATAATAAAGTAGTAACTGACCAATCACAATGAACAGATAATATTTTGTTGTGTTatccatatttaaaaatacatatttctaCAGCATAAAAGTGGTAAGAAGAACACTTGCAAACTTGCAGCAATATAGATTATCTTGGTtaaattttggatattgtaaactaaatgtttaaattACATTGAAACGTGGAGAACAAACACCTTATcataactctcttttttttctttttgaacacAACACCTTATCACAACTCATACATGCTTATTAATGTAAATCTCTTGTAAGCCCAATCCTAACCGAGTCAGATTTTACTCACTGATTGAACCGGATTACTTTCACTGCTGCTACTGTGAATTGTAATGGTGACTAAACCAGGTTCTCATTCTTTTATCTATGGTTATTTTCGATTCCTCTATGTACGGACTTCTCCTctattatttgattttaggaATATTTTCCACTATGATATTCGCATAGGCCCCCACCGGATTTTCAGAAATCTCAATTTATTAATACTATTCTTTTCAAATAAAAGTTCATTTTTCAACCCTAAAAGCACggcataaaaaaaattaaaaataaattttcgtATAAATATGAaccaaagattttgttagattttcatagctggataaaataaaataaaataaatacaaaaagacACACTAAAAAAGATTGATTAGAGTgacatggaaaaaaaaaacagaaatataaaaCCGTCttaaaaggaagagaagaagaaaagaaaacagatgtGAGCTctgtttttcttctctcttgccCTGTTCTGTATCCTCTCCCCTCAGTTACTATTACTCATCAATGGCCAAAGATGGTGGCGTTTCTTGTCTACGTAGCTCAGAGATGCTGAACGTCGGTATCGGAGGAATGGAACCTCCACCGTTAGATTTAGATGAAGTTCATGTCTTGGCCGTCGATGACAGCCTCGTCGATCGGATTGTCATCGAGAGATTGCTTCGTATTACCTCCTGCAAAGGTTCGTGACGTCTTCCtacttattcatttattttagatacaaatgattttaTTCTAGCCGGATATTCTTTAAAGAAGGTTTTTTTTCGGTGGTTCTGTTTCAGTCACGGCGGTTGATAGCGGATGGCGTGCTCTAGAGTTTCTAGGACTAGATAACGATAAGGCATCTGACGAATTTGATGTAAGTTGGTATATTTAATTGTAACGCCATCTCCAACCATGAGCAAAAttaatgtttagtttttttttagaagaaaaaaatattaaggtGAATTGGAGAGGCTCTTAAGATTATTCTGATTTTTAGTTGTTTATTTACTGATTCTGTAATTTCAGAAATTGAAAGTTGATATGATCATAACTGATTACTGTATGCCTGGAATGACCGGTTACGAGCTTCTCAAGAAAATCAAGGTCTCAACTTTCCCGCCTTTTTTCGATTCAGAcaacaatttattttaataatgtaaatatgAAACAGGAATCGTCCAGTTTCCGACAAGTCCCAGTTGTAATAATGTCGTCGGAGAACGTGTTGACCAGAATCGACAGGTGCCTTGAAGAAGGTGCGGAGGATTTTTTACTGAAACCGGTGAAACTCGCCGACGTGAAGCGACTTAGAAGCTGTTTAACCGGAGACGTTAAACTTTCAAACGGAAACAAACGGAAGCTTCCGGAAGATTCTGTTTCCGTCGACACTTCGCTTCCACCGCCGCCGCTATCCTTGACTTTCTCCACTAATTC
The sequence above is drawn from the Brassica napus cultivar Da-Ae chromosome A8, Da-Ae, whole genome shotgun sequence genome and encodes:
- the LOC106362416 gene encoding two-component response regulator ARR4 — protein: MAKDGGVSCLRSSEMLNVGIGGMEPPPLDLDEVHVLAVDDSLVDRIVIERLLRITSCKVTAVDSGWRALEFLGLDNDKASDEFDKLKVDMIITDYCMPGMTGYELLKKIKESSSFRQVPVVIMSSENVLTRIDRCLEEGAEDFLLKPVKLADVKRLRSCLTGDVKLSNGNKRKLPEDSVSVDTSLPPPPLSLTFSTNSSDSSPPLSPVEVFSSPLSSPEDDDDVLTSSPEGSPMSEESPIRRQKMGSPGLD